agcaaaatacattaGAGATGGTCTTATAGAGGAACACATTGGAGCAAAAACACcaatctctatttttttttttataaatgttagcATATAGCGTTAGAGAGGCAGTTAGATTAATCATATGCTAATTAAGCATCGCTGCGCATAATCCGAAAAAATCTAGAAAATAGAAATTTCTCTTCATTCCCGACTTCCCTAAATTTTCTCAGGTCGGAAAGTTCTATGCCACCTTGTCAAGTTTATGTCTTATACAATAGAGGACAAAGTAATCCAACTTGTGAGTGACAAGCGGCCCTGACCGGAAGCGGTGGAAGCTCAAGCTTCCGGCCTTCGATTTGTGAAGTTATTTTCAAGCCAATCACTTACAAAAATCCTTAGCTAGTCTAATGGTTAACGTGGTTATTTTGGAATGCAAGGTGACGAGTTCGATCGACTGCAATGCCATTTTCTTcatacacatagattttaatatatatatatatatatatatcatttactgAAAATggattaattaatatttctacGTAGGAATGAGccttatttttataactttgcTTCCGATCTGTAAATATTCAAGGCCGGCTAAAGAGATAAGCTTGATGAGGGCCACACAAtctttagtatataagaaagAACCAGACTCTTTACAAGGAAGAAGTGAGatatgattttgaatttttgatgaTGTCTCTCCCCAAAATGAAAACATTTTGTCTGCATCCTCAAGTTCATTTGAGCAGTAGCAGTTTATTAGCAGCCACTGAGGCGCTTCCGAGCTTAAGCATAAGGAACAGAACATCATATCTCGTTCGGTGCGGATCAGCAAGAAGAACAAGATTAACGTCGAAAAGTAAGCCTTGAAAAGGCACACCCTTTGGGTCTGGAGAAGAAGCACTTGAGGAGATATGCTCTTGTGAGTGGTGTCTCTGTAAGCTTGGTGATGGCGTTGGTATTGGGAGCGGATGCAGAGAGGGCGATGGCATTAGGTCCGGAAGGTCCTTTGATGGAAGAGTTTTGAGACAACGTGAGAAGGTACGGTCTTTATGCTCTCACCGTCAGCACGGGAGCACTCTCCGCTGTCTTTGAGCCCATCTTTGAACTCCTCAAGACCCCCAATCTCCGCCGTTCTCATCTTGATCATCTTAGGTGGAAGCTTCTATATCCTCTCCCAAGTTGTCTCATCCATGGTTGGTGTCAACGAATTCGTTTACGAATACGGATACTAAAGTTTGTTCTCTTTCATCAATACTCTGTTGTGCTCatcaatatttgattttatgataCAATTAATCAACGAGGTAAGAATGTAGatacattttatttgatataaaagcaccAAAAGTTGTACATGTTAAAGGCTCTTTGAAATATGGAGACAATTTGGTTACAAACCTTTCTTTTTAATTGTACTTGTGAGAATCATCAGGCCTTCCAGCGACGTAGTCCATGATTCCCTCGCCGGTTGCTTCATCTGAAAGCTGTTGAAAGCCACCGAAGGTGATTGCTATGGCCAAGAAGGCGGCCGTTGATGCAAACAGAGGCCAGAAATAAGCTAATATGTCGAGAATTATGGGTGCTGCGTACACGAGGGACGACAGAACTACGCTCACGATGGTTGCGACCATGAAATGGAATTTGTACTCCATCAGCCTTGCTTGAATATCCATTACTTGTTGATGgggggagagaaagagagagggagaatATGAGAGTTGCTGGAACCAAAACTCTGATAATTGCAACTTGCGAGGAAGGAGATATTGAGATGGTTTTAATGTCAAAAGCATTTATGTTTGGCTTTGTTGTTGATCAACGCATGTTCTCAAGTCATGTTCTTTAGTGGGCTGTTTGTGTGCTTGGTGAAGATTCCCTTGTTTTCCATTAATTTAACCAACAATTCATGATTACTTTACCTGGAATGACATGAATACCTTAAAAATTAGCGAATATGAAGGGACATGATCGTCATTTTAGGATTGATGGACGATGCATTGGATTTGGAGATGCCTTGTCCACGGATTGGGGTTTGTCCCTTTTCTTCATTTTGATTACCAAAACAAAGACAGAAAATAATGAAGGAATAGGGATGGAAACTCTTTGCAAAGTTTGTTCCTTTACATCATATCCAATGGAAAGGCAACAattttctcttctttgtttATATACTATAAAACTCCACTTTGTTATGACCACACAAGTATTGATCCATACTATTATTTACAAAGTGGTTTTTTGTGTTTTGAGCTTTCAAATTAAAAGTTACAACAATTAAAGTCAATAATATccttaatgaaaaaatatatatataatttattatataattaaaacgaattttatattactaatattatattaaaaatataattcttatatattgtgttgttatcttgaaataatatttttattataggttaaaaattaagatataaaataatttataattaaatattaatcaagcaaaaacttttttataaagatattttctaaaatatttttaatatgtgagtatttttaagtttcaacacaataataagcagatatatatattgatgaaaaactttatcatgtataaataatttgatgtttgttttaaatttttcgaagacataaataataatttaacaagTGATGTCTGAATTAAtaacacataaaataataaatattaataagaaGATTATGCCCGCATATGCGGATAAAACACCTagttttaacattaaaattttggaaaatgaCTTATTTCTCtgttagaaatattatataacaacaaatatatattccacctgtttcataaaaaatatcatttaaacacTTTTCATACATTTATTTTCATTAGTTACATTTAATTGACAAATagtatttaagataaataattttatttattagatcaATGCATTTTACAATTAATGTATATGTTGAAAGCGTTTCAAATGCATTTATTTTCATTAGTTACATCTAATTGACCGATAGCATTTTACAAGCATATGGAATAGATCATGTGTATATGTTGTTTGATGATATTTTTGGTGAGTAAATATGTCATTTTCCCtaaagtttcaaaataaaaattcaagtatCAGATAGATAACTATTGAAAGACCCATTGAAAGAGCTGTAAATAGAGTACTTTACAGATCACAagaattttcttttgaatacaaaattTACACAGGAGAATCCAACTACTAAACTGAGTTGTTATCAAAATTCTCTCACTTCTGCTACTCAGCTTCAATCCACAACGAGGTTCAAAACTATACAGCGAAATGACTAGGAAGCCGCATTATAAGTTATCTACCTCTACTATTGGCTGCAAAGATGGCTTCCATTTACGGTTGCAGCTACCATAAGTCTCAGGGAGCTTAAAAGAAACGCCTTCTGGACATTTCAGAAGTAGCTGCTCGAGCTGCTTCCTCGTCAGAATGATCTTTACGCACCGCCTTTTCCCTGTTTTCTGCTCAGCCACCTCTAGTTGAGGTGACTCCTTGATCTTCTTTGTTGATGCATCATCCAACGACAAATCTCTAACTAGGTTTCCATGCTTGCTGCGCATTGTGTGAATGCAGTTTCCCATGTTGTTGCGTAGTAGTGATGTAATTTGTGATTATGCCTCGACTCCTACAGTCTTTATATTCAGCTCTTGGACCAACGTGCAGACCATCACATGCGCACTAACTCTTTTCTTTATTACGGTCAGCTAAGGTAACAGCACTTGAAAAACATATCTTGTTTCACATGCAAAATGTCAAACTGGGTCCTCaaatattacttttaaaatcaaacatATATCAATGGAGCATGCTTTCCAAGAGGCAAAGTCAAATAGCCACCCCTCATCATTAAAGTCAACAGGAGGATAATGAAGAAAATACCATAAACTAAGGATTATGAGACTTAATCAGCCTCTGTAGAATTGTTTTAAATGTGTATAACACTGAGTTTGCTAGCATTACAAAAATCTATCCTTTGCCGGAATAAAACTCAAAAGCAACATAGACATATCAAAGCTACATACCAACGACAGAGAGCTACGCAGAAACTTCTCCGGATAAACGTCTAGACTCCAACCATGCCTTTGCCGCAACACTAGTGGTCAAAAACCAGCCAACCTTATCTGGGGCTTCATGGAAAGGAGCATTAAGCTCCTTTAAGTGAGACTCAAAAACAGCTGCTAAACCTTTATCTGAGTACTTGTGTTTACCATGTCCAGTGTTGATTCCAAGCAACTGAGGGACCTCTTCTCCAGACGTCAGAAAGGCCTCTGATAAGTCGTTCATCCAAACATGAAGAGCGGTTAAGGCTGCACCAAGAGAGAGACTTTTCAGATGTAAGGACCACTGGGTAGCAGATTTTGACTGAAGACCTGAATATATGTCATATTCCAGCCCCAGTTGCAGGATCTCACAAGCTTTTTCCAACTTATTGAGATTGACGCAGAGATCAATCAAGCAATTCAAATACGCTTTATTTACATCAGAGCCTATGGAATCAATCAACTCAGATGCTTCCTTCTTGAACACACCTTCCTCGCAATTCTCCTCCTCTACCAGCATCTTCACCacgcgaccaagctttggcttaGCCTTCTCCACACATCCAATGAGTTTACCGATCTCCTCCTTCGGTGTCTGGGTCATTACATTCAGAAGACAGCCACAGAATCTGTCGTCTGGCTCTATACCAAGTTCCAGCACTTGTTCGAATGTCCTCACAACATCATCAACCTGCTTGGCTTTGCCATAACACTGGATAAGCGACGTAAGAACAAAAAGAGTAGGCTCAAAGCCAGCTTCTCTCATCTCACGCAGAGCCGCCTCGGCCTCTGAAACCCTCCCACAGCAAGAGTACACGGTGACTAGCGAAGAGAAGGTCCAGCTGTCAGGATCACAAGACCCAGAACTCTTCAtatcttgaaaaatctcaaaaGCCTCATCCACATACCCAATATCAGCACACATGGACAAGAGAGTGTTGTAAAGAATCACAGTTAACTCCATTCCCTTCCCCTTCATCTGCCTGTAGATAACAAGCGCATCGTCGCCATAACGAGCTCTACCATACGCTCTAATAAGAGCAGCATAAGTACTCCAGTTGGGTTCAAAGCCATTGCTAATAAGATCCTTGTGGATTATCGTCGCCTGCCAAGGCCTCTTGGCTTTCCCCATAGAATCTAACAGCCTATTGTAGATAACAAGATTAGGCTTCACCCCAAGAGACTTCATCTCTTCATAGATATTTAGACACCCATCATAGTTTCCAGAATAACCATATATCCTAATCAAAGTCGAAAAAGTAACAGGGTCAATGCGCCATTTCTCGGTCCTAGCACGGTCATACAAACTCAAAGCCATCTCCACGTTACCAGCACGACCATAAGCGTCGATCATAGTAGCCAAAGTGACGTTATCAGGCTCGCATCCAAAGGAAGGCATTTTCTCAAACCACTCAACGGCTCTCTTAGGTAAACCACACTGCCTAGCGCAGCTGATTAGCGTCGTGAACGTTGCGTTGTCAGGTTTCACTCCTCTCTGGAGCATTTCATCGAACAGCTTCTCGGACTTCTCGAGATCCTTGGACTTTCTAAACACCTTCATTGTGACATTGTATAGAATAACTTCCCTGGTGGGTTTCAGCGTCTCGAGGAGATTGTTCAAGACAAGAGGCGCGGTTTCAGGGTTGTTCATGTTATTGAGGGTGACAACAGCGTCTTGCTCGAAGAGCTTACTACCAAACTTAGTTATTACATCGGAGACATCAGCCTCGGTAGGGGGACACGCGTCTAAGGACTCGGctagtttgattagagaagAGTACCTCGAGTCGTAAGACTTTCTACGGAGCTGAGAAGCTCTGGGGCTATTGGGGTTTACCCAGGCGTATCTTTTGGGGGCGGAGCCTGGTGGGTTCGCGTCAAGTTTGGGTTTTTCGATCTGGGTTTCATGCGGGAGAGATTCTTGTAGTGAAACATGGCTTGTTTGGAGAAGGTTTCTGAAGTGGAAGGGAGGAGAGTTAGGGTTGTAAGAGGAAAAGAAGCTTTTTGGAGTGGATTTGGGATGAAGTGAGAGGATATTGCAGAGAGGATGAGGATCGTGGAGAAGCGATGAAGGAGAGGAGCATAGATGAAATGACattcttttttctctctctctctctctctctgttattTCTTCGCTCTGGTAGCGTCGACCTTATCCAACGAAGTTGTCGAAGAGCTttgtagaagaagaagcaaagtgTTATGTTGTTTTAGTGTTTGTCAGTGTAACTGCCTGCTGTTTCTTTGGTTAAAACCCGCCGCGTAGTTCGAATATGTTTCCAGTAGACGATCGCACTGGGGTTTGGTGGTGATCATTTGGcctaaatgataaaaataaaattaaattccattatattttaagtatttagtattaaaaaaataggtACACTCTAgagtaaataatttattttatgtttgttattCTATTTGtattctaaaatagaatatcaTTAGATGTAAACTCTTTTATAAAGTTAttctattttgaataaaaataaataaaatgatccaTTAGAAATGGTCTAACGAATTTGTAGCATCCCATATTCCACCAACGCTTCTTTGCGAAAAGTGTTAAACAACAGGCACAGAAAGTAGATAATTTTATAAAGCGAAGTACtattataaatggtttatatttaggaaaataaaacaatatctcTTTAATGTTTACAGCTTCAAAATGGACAACCAAAATGGAAATGGCTACCATTTACAAAATACAACGATCCTTCCTTATTCGTTTCTCCTATCACAACATTACACGTAAATatctctatatattattttcattatttgtattaaaaaagaaagatttgaagaaaaattaaagatttaaaaagattgaaaaggGAGACGATTACGAATCATATCACATGATGGAGCAGCTTTGCGGGTTCTCTTCGCTGAAGTAATCGCATCTGTTGAGGGGGCATGGTCTGTAACAAGGTGGTGGGCCACCTCCCCAGCTATCGTAGACTGGTCGCCCGTAGCACTCGTACGGTTGCGGTGGTGGCATTCCGTATCCATTGAACGCTGGCCCACCTCCAAAACCGTCGTAGTATGGCCCACAACACATGGCTACTGGCTGCCCTTGGGGCATCATTGGCACAGCTTGTGGTGGTGGTCCTGGCTGCTTCGGGGCTGGAGCAGGTGCCGGAGTAGGTGCTGGACCTGCTGGCGCCGGTGCGGGTTTGGGAGCTGCAtcttttggcttctcgggttgCTTAGGCTTCTCAGCATCTTTCGGCTTTTCAGGCTGTTTAGGCTTCTCTGCTTCTTTGGGCTTTTCAGGCTGTTTCGGCTTCTCAGCCTCTTTGGGCTTCTCGGCCGCCTTAGGCTTCTCAGCCTCTTTAGGCTTCTCAGCGGCTTTGGGAGCATCTTTAGGCTTCTGAGGAGGAGGTTGGGCTTGTGGCTGAGGCTGAGGCTGAGGCGGCTTGGGTGGTTCGACGATTTCGATGGTCTTGATAGAGCCGCCACCTTTAGAACAGAGTTTGTCCATGATCCTCTCAGGGCTGCAGCAAACCACCTTGATGATGACTATGTTGGACTTTTCATCAAACAATTGGTCTCTGATTTCTCTTGTTCCCAATCACACAAATCATTATCCACTCAGTCTATTTCCTCACCAATCAAATCAAACAATATAATTCAACAGAAtctaagattaaaaaaaaaaagagaatgaacTCACGAGGGATCTTGCAAAGAACCTTCTTGACCTTCTTGTAACACTTGGCACAATCAAGATCCACCTTCAACTTCATCATGGTTACCTGTTTTTCAGATATCGACATCAGGTTCTGCCTTAGTTTAACTACTTTTGGATTGGACGTTTCTAAAGATCTAATTACTGCCAAAGAAAAAGTAAGATACAGAAGAATTGATTCGATCTCTGACACACACAGAAGTTAAGAAAGAAATAGAGATTCTTCTCATAACTTCCATAAAGTTAACACTTTATTTAATACGATCGCATTTCTTTTTAATCcacacaaaacaaacacatcCCACAGATACAAAAAACCTTCCACAAGtgaataataaaaacaagaaatgagcagaaaaaaaaagagtattaaAAGCTTCCAGAAGATGTAAACTCTCAAGACCCATACAACTTTATCTGTCTACTGAATTAAGAACAAAACAAGAAGAGGAATAAAAGACAAACCTTTTCCTTGCCCTTCTCGGCCATGGCTTTGGAACGGAGATCTGAGATCTGATAGGGACGGTGGCTTAGAGTCTacttcaagagagagagagatggatggCGGTGAGAAGTGTAGCTTCTTATAACACAGACTCAAACCTGACTCAACCAATGACATTATGACACGTATACGCAGTTGGCATCCATTTCTGATTTAATCAAAAGCtttatcatttcttttttgCTCGTAATTAGTGTACAATAATGTATCattgaaaaaagaaaactctTTTCACATCTATAGCTTTCAGAATTGCCATTAACTGCAGTCTGCAGCGACCAATCAAATCTTTctctcttattttcttttcccaAATGATACTCCTATTTACttctcttattttcttttccgaaataatatttacaaaaaaaaatgttacctTCAAGTTTTATTGGAttagtaaacatgaaaagttgaAATAAAAGTCATATGAGTCGATCGGCAGCCCtatttcaatcattttttgGAACAAACCTATTTCAATCATTCTTCCTTCAACGCAACTCTTTGTCTCCTTGTCtctcttaattttttgttttgtagagatttgttctaataaaaaaagataagagAATATCTGTAATTGTTTCTCCACCACTACTAATCTAACCACTCCAACTTCTACAATGCCACATCATATGCATTGTATTCATCTAATATAAACAGGGAGAGAGACATGGTTTTGTATTTGTCTAGCTTATAGTATAACactaagaaacaaacataacaatcatcatcatcaattctTTCATACGTAAGAAGAAGATAGGAAGAGAGAAAACAACAGAAAAGAAATAGCTGGAAGATTCGAGTCACATGCGGATTTAGTTGGTTGAAATAAAAGACTACCAGATGGACCTTTTGTTTTTCCAAAGCTCGACTGAAAATGACAGTAATaagaatctatactatataaaatgaaCTATTTttggacttttttttttcatccgtaatatattaaaacaggcAAAAGTCATAAAAAAACCATACAAAGACCCAACTCCTATAAGCCCAAAAACAAACGGAccaaagaaaactaaaaaacacAAGGTTTACGACCCAACTACGAAGTCGGGCAAGCCGACGAAAACACGCCTTAAGACACGTGTGTCGAAAAGAAGACCACGTGTCATCACCTCAACAACAAGGGATACACGCGTCACACGATTATCGCACCTCCACCGATCGCGGTCCGACCGCGAAGTTACGACCGGTGAGGACGAAAGACGACCACGAAGTTCGCCGGAACACACCGGAATCAGAACCACACCACCAGATACAACTGAGACCTTGACTAGATCCACCGAAACCACCTCCAACGACAGTATTGAAACTGGATTCAGTTTCTCAAATAAACGCATCGGAGAGAATCAATCGAACGGAGTCGAGATCTCATCCAAGCTCAGGCCCCCACCACCATGACTAACCCTTCACACACCTCGAGCACTCCCCGAGGAAACCAAACGACCAACCAATCTTGCGATACTTTAGCTGGCGATCACCACCGAAGACGAACTGAACGGCTCGAGAAAGAGCTCGCAACGCCATCAAAGTTTCATCGCCGGATACAAACGCTGGATAGTTCCACCGAAGAAAGCGCGAACCACCAGAAGCAAAGCCGGCTACACGCCATCAAGGAGACATCCGTATACCAGAATCGGTAATCACAAATCATGGAGGGAACCACCGCGACTCTCGATCTCAAAAATctcagagagagaagagagagagagtctacCATTCCCCTATTTAGCTATAACAcataaacaattatattttggaCTATTAACTATGACacttaaacaattatattcAATCATAAAATTAACATTTAGCTCAGTTTTTCAAGACAAataaagacaaaagaaaatttcttattcatgtaattttttgtgGCCAAACTACAAACGTCGCTGATTACCATTTTGGACAATTGAACTCAAGGTCGGATCTGAGAATTTTTTTGGCCAAACTACAAACTGgaccataatttttttaaaaaaaattgtaaaaaaaaaaatctaaaattctgGAGTCTATATTTATGTACAAATTCTGTAAAATTTTTGGGAACCaagaacaatatttttaatgggGGCTTGACTCAAATCCAACCCTGataaattaaatgtaaaagcaaaatattatttatttaggcCAAATAAATTATCAAGCCTATATATGGaccttttattttataaaaactgtaAAAATTATCCTCTCACAAATACTTTCCTATTACGCCACACCTTTCAAACAACGGTTTATACGGTATGGAGAGAACGTAACACACGTAGGTATGGCGAACAATCACAACATGCAAACTGTTCATCAAATTTGTGGACAAGACAACCAGACTTAGACTGTTATCAGTTAAAGGAGAGGGCCACAAGTATACGGAGGAAGGACTAGTCGCTTGGTTTGGATCTCGATCCTAATCATGAAGGAACACAAgctttttcttgtctttcatAGAGTCTATTCTTTGATTATTTAAACACAAAGCAGAAGCACTTGATATACAAAGTTTTGATTGAATAAAATTTGACATATAATTCATTTTTTCAAATAACAAAGAAAGACAAATAAGTGTATTCAATTTGATGATTTGAAGTCGGTTGTTTTTTATTGAGcttttagatgattttaggttaatctaaattaaataattttataaaccacccaaaactcatgttaaactatgagatttgaaaaaaaaattaacttataaactccatcaaaaatttaaaatgactaGAAGAAATCTAAATTccacaacttattttttttttcaatcataGTAGGGTTTCCATgtaatttatcaaataataattataataacacgagatttctgttaaaaatcatatttgaataacagtaatttatcattttaatacaaacaCTTCAAACTCTCAATTGAATATACTCctctccaaatttttttattttctatgtaAATATTTGTAACCAAACTACAAACATATTATTCATTACCATTTTGGGCCACCAAATTAAATACACAAGAAAAATATCAAACTATTTAGGCCCAATAGATTAACAAGCCTAACTCTTACTCAATTTTCACGTGGCTGACTTTTTCGTGGCTTTCTTCATCCTAGCCATTAAGAGCTTCTCCAACGGGAGTATTAAGAACAACATTAACTCAGGGTTTTAAAGACTTTTAAGAGCTATGGGGCCCACCAAAAAGTTAAAACCCACCCTTTCTT
The Brassica napus cultivar Da-Ae chromosome A1, Da-Ae, whole genome shotgun sequence DNA segment above includes these coding regions:
- the LOC125593337 gene encoding uncharacterized protein LOC125593337 is translated as MGNCIHTMRSKHGNLVRDLSLDDASTKKIKESPQLEVAEQKTGKRRCVKIILTRKQLEQLLLKCPEGVSFKLPETYGSCNRKWKPSLQPIVEVDNMLLTLKPSQYLLPRKLQLSEFWFQQLSYSPSLFLSPHQQVMDIQARLMEYKFHFMVATIVSVVLSSLVYAAPIILDILAYFWPLFASTAAFLAIAITFGGFQQLSDEATGEGIMDYVAGRPDDSHKYN
- the LOC106446422 gene encoding pentatricopeptide repeat-containing protein At4g16390, chloroplastic yields the protein MSFHLCSSPSSLLHDPHPLCNILSLHPKSTPKSFFSSYNPNSPPFHFRNLLQTSHVSLQESLPHETQIEKPKLDANPPGSAPKRYAWVNPNSPRASQLRRKSYDSRYSSLIKLAESLDACPPTEADVSDVITKFGSKLFEQDAVVTLNNMNNPETAPLVLNNLLETLKPTREVILYNVTMKVFRKSKDLEKSEKLFDEMLQRGVKPDNATFTTLISCARQCGLPKRAVEWFEKMPSFGCEPDNVTLATMIDAYGRAGNVEMALSLYDRARTEKWRIDPVTFSTLIRIYGYSGNYDGCLNIYEEMKSLGVKPNLVIYNRLLDSMGKAKRPWQATIIHKDLISNGFEPNWSTYAALIRAYGRARYGDDALVIYRQMKGKGMELTVILYNTLLSMCADIGYVDEAFEIFQDMKSSGSCDPDSWTFSSLVTVYSCCGRVSEAEAALREMREAGFEPTLFVLTSLIQCYGKAKQVDDVVRTFEQVLELGIEPDDRFCGCLLNVMTQTPKEEIGKLIGCVEKAKPKLGRVVKMLVEEENCEEGVFKKEASELIDSIGSDVNKAYLNCLIDLCVNLNKLEKACEILQLGLEYDIYSGLQSKSATQWSLHLKSLSLGAALTALHVWMNDLSEAFLTSGEEVPQLLGINTGHGKHKYSDKGLAAVFESHLKELNAPFHEAPDKVGWFLTTSVAAKAWLESRRLSGEVSA
- the LOC125593310 gene encoding pollen-specific leucine-rich repeat extensin-like protein 1; its protein translation is MAEKGKEKVTMMKLKVDLDCAKCYKKVKKVLCKIPQIRDQLFDEKSNIVIIKVVCCSPERIMDKLCSKGGGSIKTIEIVEPPKPPQPQPQPQAQPPPQKPKDAPKAAEKPKEAEKPKAAEKPKEAEKPKQPEKPKEAEKPKQPEKPKDAEKPKQPEKPKDAAPKPAPAPAGPAPTPAPAPAPKQPGPPPQAVPMMPQGQPVAMCCGPYYDGFGGGPAFNGYGMPPPQPYECYGRPVYDSWGGGPPPCYRPCPLNRCDYFSEENPQSCSIM